In the Arthrobacter sp. 31Y genome, one interval contains:
- a CDS encoding YchJ family protein, whose amino-acid sequence MGKYVAQLSFSASDWDPVTPDLARLRDGACPCLSGEQYHDCCGRFHRGDAHAPTAEQLMRSRYSAFVVLDPGYLLRTWHASTRPASMDLDSDMQWRRLDIVSTVNGGPLDTTGTVEFAAHYRLDGERGLQREISRFMREDKRWFYVDGDVR is encoded by the coding sequence GTGGGAAAATATGTTGCCCAGCTCTCATTTTCAGCCTCAGATTGGGACCCCGTGACCCCTGACTTAGCCCGACTCCGCGACGGCGCTTGCCCCTGCCTCTCCGGGGAGCAGTACCACGATTGCTGCGGACGCTTTCACCGCGGCGACGCCCATGCGCCTACTGCTGAGCAGCTCATGCGCTCCCGGTATTCGGCTTTCGTCGTGCTGGACCCGGGCTACCTCCTGCGCACCTGGCACGCCTCCACCCGTCCAGCGTCCATGGATCTCGATTCGGACATGCAGTGGCGCAGGCTGGACATCGTTTCCACAGTGAACGGTGGGCCCTTGGACACGACGGGAACAGTGGAGTTCGCTGCGCACTACAGGCTCGACGGCGAACGTGGCCTCCAGCGCGAAATCAGCCGTTTCATGCGGGAGGACAAGCGTTGGTTCTATGTGGACGGGGACGTGCGCTAG